Proteins from one Microtus pennsylvanicus isolate mMicPen1 chromosome 7, mMicPen1.hap1, whole genome shotgun sequence genomic window:
- the LOC142854097 gene encoding LOW QUALITY PROTEIN: uncharacterized protein LOC142854097 (The sequence of the model RefSeq protein was modified relative to this genomic sequence to represent the inferred CDS: substituted 1 base at 1 genomic stop codon), which yields MSSYQQKQPFVAPPQPQQHQVKQPCQPPPQGKFVPITTTEPCYADVPQPGNTKIPEPFNTEVPEPGYTVVLEPDYTTMPGPCTTNATKQDYTTVPGPCTTNAAKQDYTTIPGSHSTNIPEPDYTTMPGPCSTNTTEQDYTTVPGPCTTNATKQDYTTMPGSLSTNMAEQDYTTMPGSLSTNTAEQDYTTVPGPCTTNATKQDYTTMPGSLSTNIAEQDYTTMPGSLSTNTAEQDYTTVPGPCTTNATKQDYTTMPGSLSTNIAEQDYTTMPGSLSTNMAEPDYTTMPGSLSTNTAEQDYTTVPGPCTTNATKQDYTTIPGPGTTNAAKQDYTTIPGPCTTNAAKQDYTTIPGPCTTNAAKQDYTTILGPGTTNAAKQDYTTIPGPCTTNAAKQDYTTIPGPGTTNAAKQDYTTIPGPGTTNAAKQDYTTIPGPCTTNAAKQDYTTIPGPCTTNAAKQDYTTVPGPCSTNIPGPDCTMVPGPCTTNFSEPGFVNVSEPNYTKVPDQGYTNVPGQXYSKVPEPCQAKVTEVYPTNVIPQLTQQETKQK from the exons ATGAGCTCCTACCAGCAGAAGCAGCCCTTTGTGGCACCTCCTCAGCCTCAACAGCATCAAGTGAAGCAACCTTGTCAGCCTCCACCACAAGGAAAATTTGTTCCCATAACCACCACAGAGCCATGCTATGCAGATGTTCCACAACCAGGAAACACTAAGATTCCAGAGCCCTTCAACACCGAAGTGCCTGAGCCAGGCTACACTGTCGTCCTTGAGCCAGACTATACCACAATGCCTGGGCCATGCACTACCAATGCGACTAAGCAAGATTATACTACAGTCCCTGGGCCATGCACTACCAACGCCGCTAAGCAAGATTATACCACAATCCCTGGGTCACATTCTACCAACATCCCTGAGCCAGATTATACCACAATGCCTGGGCCATGCTCCACCAACACCACTGAGCAAGATTATACCACAGTCCCTGGGCCATGCACTACCAATGCTACTAAGCAAGATTATACCACAATGCCTGGGTCATTGTCTACcaacatggctgagcaagactATACCACAATGCCTGGGTCATTGTCTACCAACACCGCTGAGCAAGATTATACCACAGTCCCTGGGCCATGCACTACCAATGCTACTAAGCAAGACTATACCACAATGCCTGGGTCATTGTCTACCAACATAGCTGAGCAAGACTATACCACAATGCCTGGCTCATTGTCTACCAACACCGCTGAGCAAGATTATACCACAGTCCCTGGGCCATGCACTACCAATGCTACTAAGCAAGACTATACCACAATGCCTGGGTCATTGTCTACCAACATAGCTGAGCAAGACTATACCACAATGCCTGGGTCATTGTCTACCAACATGGCTGAGCCAGATTATACCACAATGCCTGGGTCATTGTCTACCAACACCGCTGAGCAAGATTATACCACAGTCCCTGGGCCTTGCACTACCAATGCGACTAAGCAAGATTATACCACAATTCCTGGGCCAGGCACTACCAATGCAGCTAAGCAAGATTATACCACAATTCCTGGGCCATGTACTACCAATGCAGCTAAACAAGATTATACCACAATTCCTGGGCCATGTACTACCAATGCAGCTAAACAAGATTATACCACAATTCTTGGGCCAGGCACTACCAATGCAGCTAAGCAAGATTATACCACAATTCCTGGGCCATGTACTACCAATGCAGCTAAACAAGATTATACCACAATTCCTGGGCCAGGCACTACCAATGCAGCTAAGCAAGATTATACCACAATTCCTGGGCCAGGCACTACCAATGCAGCTAAACAAGATTATACCACAATTCCTGGGCCATGTACTACCAATGCAGCTAAACAAGATTATACCACAATTCCTGGGCCAT GCACTACCAATGCAGCTAAGCAAGATTATACCACAGTCCCTGGGCCATGTTCTACCAATATCCCTGGGCCAGACTGTACCATGGTTCCTGGGCCATGCACTACCAACTTCTCTGAACCTGGCTTTGTGAATGTCTCTGAACCCAACTATACCAAGGTCCCTGATCAGGGCTACACCAACGTACCTGGCCAGTGATATTCTAAGGTACCAGAGCCATGTCAGGCTAAGGTTACTGAGGTATACCCCACAAATGTCATTCCACAATTAACTCAGCAGGAGACCAAGCAGAAGTAA